The proteins below are encoded in one region of Loxodonta africana isolate mLoxAfr1 chromosome 5, mLoxAfr1.hap2, whole genome shotgun sequence:
- the LOC100669564 gene encoding splicing factor U2AF 65 kDa subunit-like translates to MSAFDDFQRQLKKSKHGREEENRHRKRSHSHSRNRDRKRRSQSRDRRNHDQRNDPRDQRRRSKPWSRDAEEERGGLIPSARHDRKRKVHKYWDVPPPGFEHITPMQYKAMQAAGQIPATAFLPTMTPDGLAMIPTPVPMGGSQMTRKARRLYVGNIPFGITEEAMMDFFNIQMRLGVLTQAPGNPILAVQINQDKNFAFLEFRSVDETTQATALDGIIFQGQSLKIRRPHDYQPLPSMSENLSAYMAGVASTVVPDSDHKLFIEGLPTYLNDDQVKELLTSFGPLKAFSLVKDSATGLSKGYAVCEYVDINDTDQATAGLNGMQLGDKKLLVLRGSVGAKNGTLSTINQVPVTPQVPGLRSSQVQMGGHPTEVLCLMNMVLPEELLDDEEYEEIMEDVREECSKYGLVKSMEIPRPVDGVEVPGCGKIFVEFTTVFDCQKAMQGLTGRKFANRVVVTKYCDLDSYHHRDFW, encoded by the coding sequence ATGTCGGCCTTCGACGACTTTCAGCGGCAGCTCAAGAAGAGTAAACACGGGCGGGAAGAGGAGAACCGGCACCGGAAGCGCAGCCATAGCCACTCGCGAAACCGGGACCGTAAGCGCCGGAGTCAGAGCCGTGACAGGCGGAACCACGACCAGAGGAACGACCCGCGGGACCAGCGGCGGCGAAGCAAACCTTGGAGCAGAGACGCTGAGGAGGAGCGCGGTGGATTGATCCCTTCCGCCCGCCATGACAGGAAGAGGAAGGTCCACAAGTACTGGGATGTGCCGCCCCCGGGCTTTGAGCATATCACCCCCATGCAGTACAAGGCCATGCAAGCTGCAGGTCAGATTCCTGCCACTGCCTTTCTCCCCACCATGACCCCTGACGGCCTGGCCATGATCCCAACACCAGTGCCCATGGGTGGCAGCCAGATGACCCGAAAGGCTCGGCGCCTCTACGTGGGCAACATCCCCTTCGGCATCACTGAGGAGGCCATGATGGACTTCTTCAATATCCAGATGCGCCTGGGGGTGCTGACGCAGGCCCCTGGCAACCCAATCTTGGCCGTGCAGATCAACCAGGACAAGAATTTTGCCTTTTTGGAGTTCCGCTCAGTGGACGAGACTACCCAGGCCACGGCCTTGGACGGCATCATCTTCCAGGGCCAGTCCCTGAAGATCCGCAGGCCTCACGACTACCAGCCACTGCCCAGCATGTCGGAGAACCTGTCTGCCTACATGGCTGGAGTTGCGTCCACTGTGGTCCCCGACTCTGACCACAAGCTCTTCATCGAAGGTTTACCCACCTACCTGAATGACGACCAGGTAAAGGAGCTGCTGACCTCATTCGGGCCTCTCAAGGCCTTCAGCCTGGTCAAGGACAGCGCCACGGGGCTCTCTAAGGGCTACGCCGTCTGTGAATACGTGGATATCAACGACACGGACCAGGCCACTGCGGGGCTGAACGGCATGCAGCTGGGGGACAAGAAACTGCTTGTCCTGCGGGGCAGTGTCGGTGCCAAGAACGGCACACTGAGCACGATCAACCAGGTGCCGGTGACCCCGCAAGTGCCAGGGCTTAGGAGTTCCCAGGTGCAGATGGGCGGCCACCCGACCGAGGTGCTGTGCCTCATGAACATGGTGCtgcctgaggagctgctggatgACGAGGAGTACGAGGAGATCATGGAGGACGTGCGCGAGGAGTGCAGCAAGTACGGGCTCGTCAAGTCCATGGAGATCCCCCGGCCCGTGGACGGCGTGGAGGTGCCCGGCTGCGGAAAGATCTTTGTGGAGTTCACCACGGTGTTTGACTGCCAGAAAGCCATGCAGGGCCTGACTGGCCGCAAGTTCGCCAACAGAGTGGTTGTCACAAAATACTGTGACCTTGACTCTTACCACCACCGGGACTTCTGGTAG